Below is a genomic region from Deinococcus arcticus.
AGAACGTGTGCCGCCCAGGGACGAGATTGCGGGCGAGTTTTAGCAGCGTCTGATCATGTAACTCTCCCCAGGCAAAGGCAGCGCCATCCTGGAACAAGAAGTCGTCACCTCGCCGCCGATGCAGCCGCACTCCATCTGCCGCTGCCAGGAGCAGTGCCGTGGCGCCCAGCCGCATCCCGTAAGACTTGGCTTGGTAAAACGCCTCTTTCCAAATTTGGTATGGCCGTACGGTGCCTGTCAGAAGCGCTGTGGCGGGTAATGCCATGACCCCTCATAGAAACGTTCTCATGAGGGTCATCGGACATGTGGAGGGAAACCTGCAAAATATGTTGTCATCAACGGCACTTTCGAGCTAAAGCGGGAATGGGTACGCTACGTCAGTGACCGCTGACTCAGCGCAGGGTGAAACATGCAACCCCTCCAAACGTCCGATGGTCGTGGTGAAAATTTCTCTGAAGCCAGTTAAGTGGATTGCGGATAACTTTTAGATCAACCGAGCGCCAAGGGCAGTCAAGGCGACGCAGAGGGCATCGCGCAACTGTGCAACAGAGTCATAGCAGCGTCTGGGGAGCAAGAACCCTTTCAGTCGTCGCCAGACGGCTTCGATGTGATTCAACATCGGCGCGTAGGGCGGCAGATACCGGAGATACAGCCCCTGGGCCTCCCACTGTGGGATCTTCTTCTAGAGCGCAGCGCCCTTGTGAAAGGGCGCATTGTCCAACACGACCACGGTCAAGCGCTGCGGCTCACAGGTCTGCGCCACGGTGTCGAGGAAGGCCATGACCTGTTCGCCCGTGCAGTTTCCGTTCAGTTCACGCACGTCCAGGTGGGTCTTGGCCCCATCAACGGTCAGACAGCCTATCAGGTTAAGTCGGCCGCTTGAGCCCGATCGCGTGGGGATCTCAAACTGACACCCCGAGCCCCGGGGCGTCCAAGTCGAACCCATCGAGAGCATCAACCCCAAGCCAGTCTGATCCAGAAAACTCAGGCGGATTTTGCCGTCCAGTGCCCCTTTTTCAGCGTCTCAATCGACGCGGCGTGTTCACGTTGCACGGCTGGGTCGAGTGTTTTGGCGGGCGAGTACCTCGCCCGCTTCCAGGTGTAGCCCAGGCGGTGCAGATGTTCGGTCATCGTCCGAGGACTGATCGTCACCTGAAACTGCTGCGCGACGGCTTCACACAACAGGGTCGCCGTCCAGAAACGGTCTTCGCGCAATTTCTCGTGCAGAAACGGCTCAATCTGAGGTGTGACCAGCGGCGGTTTGCCTGGGGCCTCAGTACCCGACAGTTTCTCTAGGGGTTGAAAAACCGCGAGTGACACGCGAGAACAGTGTGCGTCTCCCGATGTCCTGGCCAAACTGACCCGCTGCTTCACCGCGCA
It encodes:
- a CDS encoding winged helix-turn-helix domain-containing protein; its protein translation is MSLAVFQPLEKLSGTEAPGKPPLVTPQIEPFLHEKLREDRFWTATLLCEAVAQQFQVTISPRTMTEHLHRLGYTWKRARYSPAKTLDPAVQREHAASIETLKKGHWTAKSA